TAGAACCTACCTACCGACTTTTTTCAAACtgtaaatataagtacttaattttaattaaaatatagttttttttacccgattgcaaaaaagaaataaaaattcaatcatGTTTCTATGTATATAGTTGGGAAGATAGGTATGTCGCGTCGTTAGCATCGTTGGTAACGCCGAAAAACATGATTTCTTGTCATTTTGCCAAGAAACGATTGAATAAAAAACGAGGTTGTTTTATTGCGCAGTGGTTTTCTACAGAGGCTGATATTGCTGATTGCACGATGTTTATTTTCGCCGTGTTATTTTTAGATAGATAGTGATTTACCTACTCCCACATTGTAAGATTGGCAAAGGCTTAACATTTTACCGACATACTTAATACTAGGATATACTACTGAGAATACTGAGATATTCTTTCgagttttaagtatttatactATTTCGCCgatatttgaaataatgataaaatgtttCCAATCAAGTTTTAAAGACACGCAATACTGCTTTCGGGTGCTTGATAATATGACGTAATgtgtacttaatataatttacaggcTGACATATTAATATAGAGCAATTTGACAATGAGCAAGGAAATGATAGAATATGATGACGAAGAATATGTGGATGTGAACTCACTTCCACTAAAACCACCGCAGCCGCTGTTGCCCCCCGAGCGGCCGACCCGTCGTCCTTGGCATCCAGTCATGTGGGACAGCTCGATAATTGGCATTCCGCCACCAGATCACTCCCAGAAGGAGGATGAGGTACGTCATAAATTATATGAACATCATTGTTACTGGCGCCTTTCGGTATTTCTTTAATgctatatttaacataaacaaaagAGGATGGGGTTGTAGGTACTTAAATTTAgatgaaaataatgtataaaagatATCTAGGTACTACtagttattatttgaaatttattacatatattttagatGTAAGTGATTTAAAGTATACTAATATCTACAGTTatgttattacatatatatcttATCTTATGGCTTTGTCTGTTGGGTCCATTGGATGCCATTGTTTCATCCACGAAAGTTTCTTTTAGGGCTCCAAACTGCAAAGCTGGAGCCCGGATTTGGTTACGTTAACAgtacttttatacaaaaaatatattcgtcaCATTCCTTCCTGTAAGTAcctagataaaaaatgtttcgaGTGTTATTTTCTGTCCTCCACGGCCCCCCacgttttttaataataggtagccgatttttttacgtatataatttataaagtctaatgaattttatatgtaatataaagtaacaactttatattacatatcAAATTCATTAGACTTTGTAGCGTATCTATTTTAGCTGTGCATTgtgaggttctgggttcaatTCCCAACTCGGGCGACAacattgttttttctattttaaaatacacaacCATGGATCGGTAATAGACATCAGCTCGATATTGTAAAAGATTCGTTTCTTGTCACATCATCGAACAGATAAGCTCGAGCAAGAGTGGGTGCGCTACGTGTGCCTTTGCCTTATACCTTCGAGGGGGAAAAAGGCAAAAGTGAATGTAATTTTGCGTGCGTTAGTGCTTTACGTTCTATGTAGAATCGTATTTCCACATACTACATTACTGCGCTACCTTGAACACCCTCCCACcagcctaaataaatatttccattaaaatCTCATtctttataatacttatagtaAGTTATCAAGTCATGGCGCTGAAGACTGGGCATGACAGGTTAGCTTATTCATATATCAATTAAACTCAAATGCTAGTACCgtgtgttgtttttttacaaattgaaaatttgcccccactgcatctgatggtaagtttaTTGCgatccaatagaatttcgactgacgagagatgattacctctcagcagtctacacaattatgccggcctgttgggaccagataaacacaggttgatcccgaaacgcgacacatttctgtgggccactatggcgggttttaacaccttgtgtacggtggtcgctaaagaatatatcctaccgctaACAAACTTTTCttacttgtttgtttttattatttcagccAGTCTCGAAGTCACGGGAATACCCTCATAAACAACGCATACGCAACTTGCGACGACTCATCGCGCAAGGGAAAGTGAAACCTACACCCGAGACACTCATCTTCTTCCTGTGTAATAAATTCGCCATTTCCGAAGAACGAcaaaaaaacctataaaaatgtaaaatttatattattatatcgtattattctatttttatatattatggttTAATCTTTATTAGCTTCATATGACTTATTGTCCATTGACGTTATAGCCTATAGACATTAGACACCTAGTGCCCGATATTTCTCTTCACATTAATTTTACCAATTATAACCTACATGAGTTATAAGGAAGCGGGTAGCTCTATTACGATTAGTTTTGCGCACTTCATTAGGTTTACGTAGCCATAGAAACACTACACTGTCTAACACTGTGTAATGCTAACGGAAAGTGTAAAATGTACTTCAGTCAGATAGAACAATAAGACGTCAACGGGGTAAATATATCAAATGTGTTATGACTAGTATAAGATGAATTCcgtaatgtttataatattatgaataaaccAAATTATTACATGTAATGTAAAGCAATTTTTCTCAAATCCCAGAGTCTGCCTGTATTTACCACACCACTGTTTTGTACAAGGCGTTGCTAATGCGTGAGTGTTTACGGCTCACAGTTGTGGTCGCAATTGTTTTGGAAATATTGAACGGCAGACTATGATTGAGTTATGCTAAAGGTACTTTCAAAAATCAATCCCCTGTTGTTTTGTCTAAAGGCTGTATTGTCGATGTTTCTGCCTGTCACTAAGCgcaatgattatattttttaaagcatatTAAGGatttatctatatctattactttttatggatttatcatgtaaaatataatattatatagaaggtAAAAAACTCAAGTGGATtaggtacatatattttatattttcataaaaattatctacacacaagacttttaataaaaaacaaaatccaagTTTCTCCATATAActtatataaagtaattttattcgcCGGAAATGCGCAATATTCGCGCCCCGGGGACGGAGCGGCGAGGCCGTGGATACAATATTATACAGGGAGACGGACGGCGCCGCCGCTACCGCCCCGCGCCCGCACCTGCGCACCCAAGGCCtcacgtaaaataaattaaccaatCGAGAGAAATAAGAATCGGTCCTCCTCACGGACCGGCGAACGTCCGCGGCCGGCCCGCGACACACGCGCACTGCACACTGCACACACCGGGGCGCCGCGTCTACCGCACGGCGCGTTCGGTCCGTGGCGCGGCGAGctcgggcgcgcgcggcgggcggcgctaGGTGTCGGCGCCGGCCGCGCCTGCGCTGCTctccgcgcccgccgcgccgcccgccgccgccgcaccgccGCCCGCTCCCCCGCGCCCGCTGCGCCCGACTCCTCTTCCTCCTCCTCTTCGGGGTCGAACTTCAGCATGAGCTGCTTGAACTGGAAACCGCATGGAAATggattcattataatatattatttgtgcgaatagataatatttacataccaCGCGAGCACTTACTTCGAGGTAGTCGTCGACGAGCCGGCGACGACCCCGCTCGTCCAGCTCGTCATCGCACTCATCCTCGTGCAGTTGCGCGATTGTAGCTTTCGGTTCGAAAATGGGCGCGTGCCGTCGCGACACTGCTTTCTCATACACTTTTACGCTTTCTGAGGGGGAGTATTGGTTTATTTTCCTGTAGAAAATGAACAAATATTgtgacataatatttagaattatagaAAACAAAGGTAGTCAGAAACATaagaatacatatttaaaatatttttacattatggCACAAATggaataatatactttaattttaaaaagcttTTAAATGGATATTTGccacataacaaaataaaaatgatgattAGAGTATATTTGATAGATGGAGAAGGGCAAGAGTATTGTAATGTAGACGTGAGTACTGACGCGTCGGTGAAGCCGTAGAGCTGCTTGAGGTGCTGCTTGAGCACGAGCAGCAGCAGACAGCCGCGCGCCTGGCGCATGGCGTCGCGCAGCGCGCGCGTGCGCTCCGGCAGCCGCGCCACCAGCGCCTCCGCCTCCTCGTCGTCCTCCTCCTCGTCCTCCACGGACCCCGGCAGCTCCTTCTCCTCCGTGTTCGTTTTGTTCAACCCCTGCGTGTACAACACGTAACTCTTTGTAGTAATATCACAAACGACACCAGTTccaacttatttttaaaataatacatttaaattttatccaacAGGCTAAACCGTTGTAGTATaaaccagggatgttatggatatgaaatttcggacaTGGATACGGATATGTAACTATGTCGGATTATCatatagtttcggttacggatattcgattaaagtaaaataataatacagtagggcgacgatagtaatcgtcgccctactgtattataagtaattatcgATGAACGATTTGCGGGtgatgggtgttcggaaaacctcgTGTGTTTTAATTcgagatgaagtttcagtgaagtagtgccacctattagtgaaaagtttttatcacagtgtttacattttgcaaaattaccttcaacttgataaaaaatatccaaattgaAGTACatactttggacgcattttgtccttataaataCGTAACACACCACTATCCCTTcctaaataagtacctactcctaaataaaaaaaatactatttatgaatgaggttatgttatgactaaaaattataaactaactaCATATACAAGATGGcgtgtgagcggtgaaacaaaaacctgtcggaacatattatccgtgACATATCCGAAACTTttgtaacggatacggttacggttatggatatatttttatttcggatatccgatagtttcggttacgattacggagctccataacatccctggtataaacctaaaaaataacttaatggAAGAGACAAAGCTTAAAGtgtaatatatagaaataaacaatatgttCTGAATTATAATTACCTCACGAAAATGCTGTAGTAAGTTTGATCCCGaggttgaaataattatatcgatatggtgtataataaaaagtgGTTCGTCTTGTACTTGATACGGAAAGTAGCTTAAATTATCAGCCAGGTACAACATTTGATCCAAAGGTGCAGTCTGCGAAAACAAAACACATGATAACTTATAAGCAATTCGATGGAAATgacgtttaaattataattacaacacATTTTTATGCACTTACAGAAACATcatcaaattgttttaataatgataacaCTAGCGCTCTTCGTTGTGGCCGTGTGTTACGCAATAACGAATACAGAAAACCATTGAGGGCAGTCGGTAAATCGTCCTGATCCTTTTTTCtgcaaaggaaaaaaatattaacctgATACCTTAGCATAATCAAAATACACGTATGTGTTTCGCAGTTAGCTTGTTAGATATTGCGTACGCCAAAAAGTCAACACTAAATTACATCACAAACCTGAATCCTCGTATAACACCTCTTTCCATGTTCGATTGTAATATTTTCTGCAGTTGATACGACAGCTTGATTCCGAGTTGTGCTTTCATGTGAATAAATCCAGGATACTTCTTGTCAATTTCTTGAAGGTTTTTATCAGCTGTGTGTGACACCGTCACCTCCAAGTCAGTACTCATACTTATCAAATATGGAACAATCTACAATCAAAAATACAAACTGTGTAAATTATCTAGCCATGCACATTTAGgtataataattgtaagaaTTTTGTAAAATGCATTATAAGTTAACATAAACATATTGAATTCCACACTAAATTAGACATAGAACTGAGTGTAGACAATAATCAAATAACGTAAAATGCGAGTGGGTGTGGGTTTAAGGCACTGATTGACTACAGCAAAATCGAAGCATGTGTAATTGAATAGTGTAATGTTTGATTTCGCTCGGTGCATCACGGCGCACATTAATGGACGCAGTTCCATCATTCATGGTAAATATATAGCAGGTGAATTAATACGACTTGATTCTATTCAACATGATGTAAACGTATAAGGACAGTCCCCGTTAGTACCTGCACGGGATGCACGAGACCCTGCGCCAGCACGAGCTGCACCACCTTCATGGCGGCAGACCGCACCACCGTGCTGGGGTGCAGAGACGAGCCTAGGATCTCCTTCAAGTACAGCTGGATCACCGTCGACGCCATGCCGGAGGACACGTCTCCCATCTCTTTCAGATTCTCATGCTTGGACCGCTTCGACCCTGCAATACAATAGTCATTAAATTACTGTTGTGCAGTGGTGTTGTCACTCCACATATACATTTCAAAATGCCTTGAAATCTTGTTTATGTAACGGTACACCTTTTATTAGTTTAAGATAAAGAGAAATATCCGAAAAAAATTGAATGCCTTACATTCTTTATCCTGTCTGATCATTCTCTGCTCCTCCTCTTGTAAGTACATTTCTATGTTCCTGAGCACGTCCGCTTTCATTTCGATCGGCGCCAAGTCCGACGTAAGGAGCTGGTGGTAAAACTCTTTAAGTTCAGGCCGCAACATAAACTCGTAATGTCTCACACACACCGAACCGAGCGCTTTCAGCGTGTTTGACACAAAGTCTTCATCCTCAAGCCCCACAAAAAACATTAACGTTGAGTAAACCTGCTCTTTTATATCATGCTGTAACAATTTAAACATTCACGAGTTAacaaattttcacaaatttCTTCAAATTGTAGCAATAATACTTTAcagcatttattaaatatagtttgttaCACTTACTGGAAGACCTTCTACGACTTTTGCTTCTGTAAAGTCGAAGTACCGCAAAAGCAGTCCTACGATAAACAATGCCCGCCGGAAATAAGGCCTCGAGTGCAACGCCCGCGTCATATCAGGGTTCCTCTGCCAACTTTGCTTCCATTGGAGCAGgatacctaaaaatattatataccctAGGATCACATAATCGTAACCGGCAacaaaatttaaagattttagTAATTTCGTTAACAAAATGATAGTTTGTAAATGGATGTGATTGACTCACCGTGGTATTTGTTGAACACATCCCGTATGAGTTTGTAGTTATGCGTGAGGTTGTTGACGATGGCGGCTAGGCACGCTATACAGGACGCGATGACCAGCTGGCCGCGCTGCAGTATCAGCGTCACTGCGGCTTCCCTCCAGCTGAGCCAAGAATACTTCGCTAGGGTGCTCCATCAGTGGAACAACTAGTTCTAGAGTTGACGCCACCGTCGACATTATTTGCTGTTCGTATTGGTTCTGTAACAAAGTTAcactgttcaatattttttttaaatgactacCTACAAATTAATAGGTGTCGAGCGGTACCCTTAAAGTAACGATAATacgaatattatttgaaattcttataaaacCTTTAGCTTACCTGCCCCTTTAAGCTAAGATATGGTTGAAGTGTTAATGCGTGATTAACTAGTAATTGAGGCCTTATTTTAGCAAATAAATGCAGAGTGGAAAGGCACGCCAAAATACGTTGAGAGGAACCCGTTCCTGAGGAAGAAAACACAGGTAAATTTTTCTCAATCTTGTTCAAGGTTTATTTATTGggttcatttatatttttctcaccATCTGTGCTTGTTTCCTCCAAGTGAAGTAAACTCTCAACAAGACAATCTACGATTTGTTGACAAGCAACTAATAGGGATTTAGGcggttgatatattatttttgttgagtCATCTTTATCTTCCTTGGGTTTAAACAACTGTAAAAGAATAACAATTACCAATAATCATTCTTCACTTTGGGTTTTAAATTGTTCATAAATGAGATGAATGTAGTATTACGTAAGACCAGTAGGGATGTAACTTACGCTCATGAGCAACTGCTGGAACCACTCGAGGCCGATGTCGCGCGAGGAGATGACGACGTCGGTGATGTTGAGCACCTTGCGCGTGAGCGggtcggcggcggcggcggcggccgtcATGTCCAGCGCGCCgggccgcgccgccgcgcacggcTGAACCACATGTTCTGGAATACCTCCATCACCAACTTGCGGATGCCCTCCTCGTCGTTCACCCGGCGGATCATTTTCACGCATATCTCCGGGATCTTTGGGAACTCCGGACACTCTATACATATATCTTTAAGAATCTTTATTACACGCTTTCGTACAGATACACCGGtatcctgaaaaaaaaaataattgtttattgaactTATGCACAGATTATTAATGTTagaatagtaataaattaattctaagaCTCACTAATATCCTGTTGGAGAGCATTCCGTAATACTTGTCGATGAGATCGTGTCGACTGAGCACGAACTTGCCGACGAGGTCCACGGCGGCCTCGCGCACAGCCGTGGACTGGTCCAGGAAGGAGCGGTTGACGCCGATCTGCATGTCGGGCCGCGCCAGCACCGAGGGGTCCGCCTCCACTATCATCGCTAGACACTTCATGGCCTTCGTACGAATCGCGATCGTGTTCTCGCACAATATCACGAGTATCTTCCTTAAATACCTGTCGAAGCTCTGCGAGAAGGATCTCTTCGAGGCCAGGTACTGCGAGATCAACTCGGCCCCGCCGTAGTCTATGTACGACTGCATCACCTGGACCTGCGTGCCGCCCTGGTACCTGAACGGTCTTATTTTCTCGAGAAAGAAATGCTTACGTCtttctattgttttatatttttcggcGGAAACGATCGCGCTGGTGCAATTTTTCTTGTCAGACTTGGATTCCTTTATTCCACCGTCACTATCTTCGTCAATTTCAGATTCTTCATCTGTAGAATCGTCCTTGTGCcgctttttcgttttatttttcggTCTTTTTGTCGGCGAACTGCTTTTCGGTTGGACAACCATGTCCCTATACCActgtgtaatataaaaatgtcgaGCGCAGTTCCAGGCTTGGTCTTTCTGTCCGTTTATTGCTAGATAATCTAATAAAACGCGTTGGAGAAATTCCGTTCTTTCTTCGTCTTCATCGAGGCCGAAAGTTACACCCTGCAAGTACATTTCAAAatgaggaaaaaaatatttttacaaatctgTCAACATTATGTAATCGATATGTGTGAAATGAGATGTCAGATGACAACGGAGGTCAGTAATGGTCAATAAAAGTACGACGGTTTCAAAATACGAACAGACACCACAAATAATTCTTACCTGTGCTTGGTTGCCGTCCTTCTCCTCCTCGGCGCGGATGTCGCGTATGACGTGGTCCATGGTGGCGAGCTTGGCGCGCGAGTGCACGCTGTCGCGCCGCAGCCGCGCCGCCACCAGCCCGAGGTACTCCAGCGACGCCACGCGCACCGACATCTCCATCGACTTGTCCGACATGTACTTCACCTGCGAGTGTCAACACTGATTAACGATCCGCGTCCCTCGAATGTGCCACGATAAACGAATCTAATCTAATCCCCGtgttttttaattgtgaagattgtgattggtcgagacgAGTACATGTCAGTCACACATTCAGAAACTTAAATGACACGGTCACATTCTAGAAGCTTTGATTTGGTTAATAGCGCCGTCGAAATGCCACGTTCTAAACTATCATGTTGTGTCAATTGTTAAGCATAAAAAGTTGATCGAAACTAAGTATTTTTCGTTTCATTATATGCTtgaagtacataaataatacttacaagCATTGTACCAAGTAAGCTAAGCAGCAGTTCAGTCGCAGGCCACTCGGGTTTGTTGACTGTGGTCAGGAGGTCATGCACGAAGTTCTCGAACAGAGGCCTGAAGTCCACTTCTTCCGATCGACTTCGGCATTTGTTTAGGAATGATGTTAGGAATGTACCACCCACACTGATTGCCGCTTCGTACTTAGATATTATCATTAGATCTTTATCTATGTGCTGCAAGTAATTCATTTACCTTCAACTATACgaaatatttaatctttttattaataacaacaaaacattaattataccaTATGAACTATACccgttaataataatgatattatgtttctTAGAGGATGACGGATTTATTCTGACAGTTATTTTACGAAAACGAAcatcaataaaagtaaattttataggaaattttaatataaattttcaaaacttggtttataaaatatattaaataaaaattttgaagacATTTACTTGATTTAATGAAACAACAAAAACGATTTTAATGCGAATAAATTGGGTAAAATgattttgtatgatttttaaGCTCTTACTTTTTTGCTCTCGGAAGTGTCGGCGTGCTCTTTATCCTTATCCTGGGACTTGCACAGCGTCTCCGGCAGCGTGACGACGCACTGCACCAGCTGCAGCACCAGCGCCGTGAGCATCTGTATGTGCTGGTCCGTGCTCAGCTGGAACGAGCGCAGGTTGTGCTTCGAGCTCGGGATCCGCGCTATCGACGCCAGGATGTCTTCCAGCAGCAGTCGCCGGTGTTGTTCGTATTTTGTGAATATCTGTAACAAATGACAATCATTGCGATAGGGCTCTGTCTACTTCCGCAATGTATTTGCAGGAGAAGTGAATTCATTATCCCACAGAAAATCTATGTTACATGACATAGATAGTCTATGTCATGTGACATAGATTTTCTTGCATTTAGTTGCAAAAGCGACATTGTAGAGGGCCTAAGAAAAACATTGCGTTCCTAATTTCCTTATTTTTCCTTAAAGGACACTCACTTGTTTTCTCGCAATGTCATgtcttgtaaaaatataataaatatctagaCTGCAACAGAAGTACGTCCAATAGATTTCGCATTAGAAgtgtatgtattatttagaGTTATCTCTCATTGCAAAATGTTGcatgtattaaaaacaattgacaCTGTAAGTTGAATAACACAGTAAGTATAATGTAGCCGGCACATACCGTGGTGACGAGCTTGAGCGCGGCGAGTTGGAGCTCGCTGACATTCTCGACGAAGAAGGGCGACACGCCCACGGTGGAGGCGTGCAGCACCGTGGTGTCCGTGAGGTGGTGCGCCGCGAACAGCTCGGCCAGCAGCGCCACGCTCTCGTGCGCGTGCGTGTACAGCTCCTTCACGGCGCGCGTGGAGCCGCCGCAGCGCCGCGTGGCGTGCGTcgagccgccgccgcgccgcttGCGCCCGTCCACTGCACGCGTCACACACAACACACGTATAACGCCTACACACTATTTACCACAATATTTTACTACTTTTTAATCATTTCATTATTCAGGGTCACACTAAAGGTTTACTCTGGCAAATTGCGAGTGAATTCACAACGGAGCGGAGGCGCTACAAACACGCCGCGTGCGGAACGTCTTTGCTTCACTGACGTTATTTTGTATACTCTCGTACAACAATCCTTATCTTCAatcgaaattaattatttatatgtgtataagGTGCGTATGTTTATATCGTaaggatttttatattgtaaccgTTCTGTCCCAATCGATTCGTTAAAAATTAATTCTCCCAATTTGGCCGCTGTGCCAGCTTTCGTGATCGTTTTCTGTGTTTTTGAATTAACAAAGCTAACAGTAATGGTTCCTTGTTGAAATCCATTCGGTTACTAATTATCCAAAACACGTTGCGAGTTCGCTACGCGTCCGCCGGGCTATGAAAATGCTCATCATCCCCCAGTGTGATAGgtcttttaattatttcatgtaAGCACGTAAGTGAAAAAACtacatattaagtaaaaaaaaacgaaactaTGTTGATAAAGTTTTAgggttattaaatataattttgtttaatggCAAGGGTAGCACCAcagatattttatgtaataactcAAGCctaaataatctcttttcaaaTATCAGTCTCCAAACAAATTATAGTCATTCTCAaagcataaattttaaaatattgtatttaatacataCCTTTCTTTTTAGATGTTGTCTGAATACTATACACTGGGTCGTAAACACAGTAAATAGTATTGTTGAGTTGGAATTTTATGAACATAATAATTCTATCTATAACATCTTCTAAAAATATGCGCTTGGGCATACTGGGGGACGTCATTATGTACAATGATGTGAGGCAGGCATCGGACGCGCACATAACTCGCTCTAATGCCGACTCTATCCATATCTGTCTCATTTCTTCACTATCTtcctaaataaacaaataattaaggttgaaaactaattacatttttatacacaaaaaaaaaaaaaaatagtagctAAATACTTACAGGATCACCCACAAGCGACATTTTCTCTGCTGCTCTAATATTTTTCTCCAATATATTTAACAATCTGACTAATCTGTCTGAAGGTATCGCTTCCATAGCACCAAGGTTCTTTAATTTAGCTGCTTCCGCACTCAACTCCTGCAGTTGGTAACGCGGTAGTAATAATTCCTCGGGTATGTCTGTCCCTTCTgaaaatgtgtatattttatatacatgtcGAATAACTCTTTCGGCTTCATCAAATATTCCTATTacacaatattgtaaattactatgggttgagaaaaaaaaatccattgtatcgcctatttatttcaatgacacAATAAAATGTTTCGTAAAATTCCATATTCACTTACCCATTTCATCCGTTATTAATATATCGTCGTCAATAGCTTCGAATACTGATTCAATTAATTTGTTGAAACGTTGGTAGGTGTTTGTTTCCATCAGTTCGTCTACTGATAACATTTCTAAAACCGGTACCAAACGCCGCTCCACTTTGCGAAGTTTCGGTCGcactgtaatttatttttgtattttaatattcaaattcagTAACTACAATTTATCATCGCGAGATCAAAGATTTATTGAGAGCATAATAACGCCATCTTGCAGTCTAGAACACAGTGTAACCGAAAACAgtaatggtaaataaaatttagccCCTTTAGACAGcttttaaaaagtgttttataaaaaaagtattgtgtGATAAGACAGTAATAGAATAGTAAAAGTAACCGTTATAAGTGCGGGTATAAAAATAGATACCGATTGCGGCTTCGGCCTCCACTTTTTTGCTGGCTTCTTCATGTTTTCTCTTGACTGCTTCCCAATTTTTCTCTCTAGCTATGTCTATTGCTTCTCTCTCTTTATCTACATTCGGCGTAAAGTTACTGGGTTTCGCTTTCAAGGGCATGTTATCGTCGGAATCTGACTCAAGTGTACTGTTTTTCCTAGGTCTGTCTTCATGGGAAAACTCGTGCTTCTTCAATAGACCCTCctgagaataattaatattatgataattatataaagctgaagagtttgtttgtttgtttgtttgaacgcgctaatctcaggaagtaccggtccaaactgaaaaattatttttgcgttggatagccctttgttcgtggagtgctatagactatatatcatcacgctatacccaatgggagcggagcagtaatggctaatctcaggaactaccgattcgaactgaaaaaatattgttgtgttgaatagccctttgtttgtggagtgctcaaagttatatatcatcacgctatgaccaataggagcggagcagtaatggctaatctcaggaactaccggtttgaactgaaaaaattgttttgtgttggatagccctttatttgtggagcgctataggctatatatcatcacgctatgactaataggagcggagcagtaatgaaacgtgttgcaaaaacggggaaaaaatattgaaattaaactaattttccggattctatcgcggttttttgt
This genomic window from Manduca sexta isolate Smith_Timp_Sample1 chromosome 17, JHU_Msex_v1.0, whole genome shotgun sequence contains:
- the LOC115448184 gene encoding LOW QUALITY PROTEIN: nipped-B-like protein (The sequence of the model RefSeq protein was modified relative to this genomic sequence to represent the inferred CDS: inserted 3 bases in 3 codons; deleted 2 bases in 2 codons) is translated as MNERDIPSVPITTLAGVASLTDLLPVLPLPTPLPSTLNNKSQLFHPLVAEEAAKLLATRDKDLVSQLLDSLMQTSVRNIDLKDDSIPNAVSPPPQQQPTPELLKAILSINPNXFDQQQQNHWGNNLHSSKFNGMSPSXSYNYTSHNAVPSSPSTHGTPIHSATIPNQQLLAPPCQSSPHVNMGSPPSQARPGSQVNITAQNNISPIWNSANSSNIYTSPLSNTSCSTPQNGGFYNSLVQDTQNFATSISEDKDPLSMSPRNQCDQQRLHLQSQDKAFEQDGNVVTGQSPAQASVAPSPLRQEPQVPQPSMGAPYAPPLSHSTHEKQDLHKPVNTNSKYPVVKLGRLSEGLLKKHEFSHEDRPRKNSTLESDSDDNMPLKAKPSNFTPNVDKEREAIDIAREKNWEAVKRKHEEASKKVEAEAAIVRPKLRKVERRLVPVLEMLSVDELMETNTYQRFNKLIESVFEAIDDDILITDEMEGTDIPEELLLPRYQLQELSAEAAKLKNLGAMEAIPSDRLVRLLNILEKNIRAAEKMSLVGDPEDSEEMRQIWIESALERVMCASDACLTSLYIMTSPSMPKRIFLEDVIDRIIMFIKFQLNNTIYCVYDPVYSIQTTSKKKVDGRKRRGGGSTHATRRCGGSTRAVKELYTHAHESVALLAELFAAHHLTDTTVLHASTVGVSPFFVENVSELQLAALKLVTTIFTKYEQHRRLLLEDILASIARIPSSKHNLRSFQLSTDQHIQMLTALVLQLVQCVVTLPETLCKSQDKDKEHADTSESKKHIDKDLMIISKYEAAISVGGTFLTSFLNKCRSRSEEVDFRPLFENFVHDLLTTVNKPEWPATELLLSLLGTMLVKYMSDKSMEMSVRVASLEYLGLVAARLRRDSVHSRAKLATMDHVIRDIRAEEEKDGNQAQGVTFGLDEDEERTEFLQRVLLDYLAINGQKDQAWNCARHFYITQWYRDMVVQPKSSSPTKRPKNKTKKRHKDDSTDEESEIDEDSDGGIKESKSDKKNCTSAIVSAEKYKTIERRKHFFLEKIRPFRYQGGTQVQVMQSYIDYGGAELISQYLASKRSFSQSFDRYLRKILVILCENTIAIRTKAMKCLAMIVEADPSVLARPDMQIGVNRSFLDQSTAVREAAVDLVGKFVLSRHDLIDKYYGMLSNRILDTGVSVRKRVIKILKDICIECPEFPKIPEICVKMIRRVNDEEGIRKLVMEVFQNMWFXPCAAARPGALDMTAAAAAADPLTRKVLNITDVVISSRDIGLEWFQQLLMSLFKPKEDKDDSTKIIYQPPKSLLVACQQIVDCLVESLLHLEETSTDGTGSSQRILACLSTLHLFAKIRPQLLVNHALTLQPYLSLKGQNQYEQQIMSTVASTLELVVPLMEHPSEVFLAQLEEAAVTLILQRGQLVIASCIACLAAIVNNLTHNYKLIRDVFNKYHGILLQWKQSWQRNPDMTRALHSRPYFRRALFIVGLLLRYFDFTEAKVVEGLPHDIKEQVYSTLMFFVGLEDEDFVSNTLKALGSVCVRHYEFMLRPELKEFYHQLLTSDLAPIEMKADVLRNIEMYLQEEEQRMIRQDKEWSKRSKHENLKEMGDVSSGMASTVIQLYLKEILGSSLHPSTVVRSAAMKVVQLVLAQGLVHPVQIVPYLISMSTDLEVTVSHTADKNLQEIDKKYPGFIHMKAQLGIKLSYQLQKILQSNMERGVIRGFRKKDQDDLPTALNGFLYSLLRNTRPQRRALVLSLLKQFDDVSTAPLDQMLYLADNLSYFPYQVQDEPLFIIHHIDIIISTSGSNLLQHFREGLNKTNTEEKELPGSVEDEEEDDEEAEALVARLPERTRALRDAMRQARGCLLLLVLKQHLKQLYGFTDAKINQYSPSESVKVYEKAVSRRHAPIFEPKATIAQLHEDECDDELDERGRRRLVDDYLEFKQLMLKFDPEEEEEEESGAAGAGERAAVRRRRAARRARRAAQARPAPTPSAARRARPSSPRHGPNAPCGRRGAPVCAVCSARVSRAGRGRSPVREEDRFLFLSIG